Genomic DNA from Treponema pectinovorum:
AACAAGGCTTTGGTGGGGAAAATTAAGCGAAAGTAAATATTTTGATAATGATAAGGGCAATGATGAGAATTTAATAACAGGGCTTTCTGTAAACTATTCATTTCCAGGAATGTTAAAAGGTCTTTCACTCGGTGTTAATAGAACTATGCTGAGCAAGTGGAAAGATAAAAATCTTTATACGATGTTAGATATTTTTGTGCCTGGCTTATCGAATCTTACTTCAGGTGGAGATGATAACAGCGACCAAAGACTCTCTGTTATCTTTGATTATAAAATTCAAAAAGTAGGTTTTGAAATCTATTTAGAATTGGCAATAAATGACCATCCTGCATCCTTCCTTTCCTTTTTAAGAGATCCCTTCCATACCGCAGCTTACACTACAGGAATTAGGAAAAATTTTTATTTTAGTTCTAATTACAATGGAGAACTTTTACTGGAATTATCCGATTTAGAATCTTCAAATGATTATGGAAGAACACTTCCATGGTCAACAACTTTTTATTCACACCACAAAATCTTACAAGGTTATACAAATAAAGGACAATGGTTAGGAGCTGGAATTGGAACTGGGGGAAACAGCCAATGCTTAAAATTTTCTTTATACAATAAAAAAGCAAAATATGAAGTTTTTATTCAAAGAAAAAGCATAGATTTAGATTATACTTGGTTTGTAAAAGACACTAATATGGGCGATATCTCTATAGGACTAGGAGTAGAAAACTTTATAACAAAAAATCTTTTATTGACAAGCGGTGCAATAGGAATATGCCGTTTGGAAAAAACTCAAGCGGCAAAAACGGGCTCAAACGAAAAAAAAATGAATGCTTCCGTATATATGGGATTTTCTTATAAGTTTTAGATAATTGTGCTTTATTTTACATTGTGATATTCTCACAGAGAATAACCTATTTTTTGGACTTTCTTTTTATGATAAATTTCAAACATATAATTATCACTCAATTTAATATTCCACTAAAAAAGGATGACGCAGACAATAAACAAGCAAAAGGTATTCAACAGGATTATCTAAATAACAGACTAGAGATTTTTGAAAAATACTGTCTACCATCAGTGGAAAAACAAACCTGCAAAAATTTTACTTGGCTTATTTTATTTTCAGAAAATACACCAAATGACGTAAGAACTCGCATAAATAAATACGTAGAAAGATGCCCTCAAATCATCCCTTGTTATTTTAATTTTCACGATTTTGACGACAGCAAAAAACCTTATCCTTCTTGGATATTAGAAAAAGCAGAAAAATACCATAACACAATGAAAAAACACTTCTCAAATTATGTACCAGATGAATTTGCAGAAGTTGAGCGCATAATTCAACCTTTATACTTAAATTATCTTTTTACAAAATATGTTCCAGATGAAACTGAAGTATTAGTTACAAGCCGAATCGATAACGATGACAGTGTAAATATAAATTTTGTAAAGACGATACAAGAAAAATTACAGGAAATAAATGATACTGATTATATAATGAACTTCCTTTACGGTTATCAAAAAGATTTAAATAAGGGGCTTTTACAAAAGTATTATTATCCTAATAATCACTTTTCAACTTATGTTTCGAGATATAATAAAAACTACAATGATACGGTTTATACTTGGGAACATGGGAGAATTTTTCTTTATAAAAAAGTTATAAATATAAAAACATTTCCAATGTGGATTGAATATATACATAAGACAAATGTGGTAAACAGATTGAGATTAACGTGGAAAAGTAAACCGTGTTTTTTCATAAAAAATTATAAAGATTTCGGTTATGATTCGCCAATTTTGTGCAACAAAAAAGCGGAGTTGAAACTTATTTTTTCTTGGAATTTTATATATTCAATGATTTCGAGCTTTATACTTTCGATATTGTCAAAATTAAAAAAGTAATTTTTTTCTGAAAAGAGAATTAGATAACAATAGGAGTTTTATTATGTCGATTCAAGTTTTTAGACCTTCTTTTGATGTAGAAGCTTGCTTAAAAGAAATTAGAGAATGCTTAGAAAACGGTTGGACAGGCATGGGATTTAAAACCGTACAATTTGAAGAAAAATGGAAAGAATATACAGGTTTAAAGAATGCATATTTTTTAAATAGTGCAACTGCTGCGTTAAATCTTTCTTTCAACATTTTAAAAACAGAAAATAAATGGAATGATAATGACGAAGTGATTTCAACTCCGTTGACTTTTATTTCGACAAATCATGCCATTGTAAAAGCAGGACTCCATGCAGTATTTGCAGATGTTGATGAAACTTTATGTTTAAATCCAGAAGATGTAAAAAAGAAAATAACAAATAAAACGAGAGCCGTATGTTTTGTTGCATTTGGTGGCAACATTGGAAATTACTATGAAATTGTAAAAATATGCAAAGAGAAAAATCTTGCACTTATTTTAGATGCTGCCCATATGGCAGGGACACGAGTAAATGGTGAAATTCCTGGAAAAGAAGCTGATGTTGTTTGCTGGAGTTTTCAAGCGGTAAAAAATTTACCTACTGGGGACAGTGGAATGATTTGTTTCAATAACGCATCTTACGATAAATTAGCAAGGCAGAGGGCATGGTTAGGTATCAACAAGGATACTTACGAAAGGACAGGTGCAAACGGCTCTTATAAATGGAAATACGATGTAGATTACGTCGGTAATAAATACAATGGCAATTCTGTTATGGCAGCGATTGCAATCGCTCAATTGCCGCATCTCGATAAAGAGAACTCATACAGAAGACAAATTGCACTTTGGTATAAAAAAGGATTTGAAAAATATGAAGCAAACGGAAAAGTAAAATTTATTCCAATACCTGCAAACTGTGAAACTTCTCAACATATTTTTCAGATAATTGTTGAAAATCGAGATGACCTTTTAACTTATTTGAATGAGCATGATATCTATCCAGGAGTACACTATATTACTAACACAGAGTATTCTATGTACAGATATGCAAAGGGAACTTGTCCGTACGCAGACTATATAAGTGACCATATAATATCTCTACCAATACATATGGCTTTAACATATAATGATGTTAATATTGTTATAAAACACGTATGCGATTTTTTAGACAGAACTTAAAATATATCAATAAAATATGAAAGATTTAAAACAGAAAGCTGTAAAAGGTTTTTTCTGGTCTGGAGTTGAAAAAATAGGGAAACAAGTAATCCAATTTGTTCTTGGAATCATGATAGCAAGGGTTTTAACACCTGCAGATTATGGAATA
This window encodes:
- a CDS encoding capsule assembly Wzi family protein, whose protein sequence is MKKNLLIAIISILFIKPFYSQEALKSVEEEYYDFLALQGITEKPTLGYRTLSDSVWKIKKDENGNELSHIWSGNNLGNTKTIWQAKDFPQNRFTQGFFSGVNVRIFGPEWFNSYNTASPYGQNDGALWQGKGYNTSFSSGIRLEGFGIEATFKPQLSFSQNRDFEYIKPNYSGSNFEGKAEKYGYYGVKSIDAPQRFGENSFWTYDWGDTEIRYTWHTLTLGFGTQSIWLGPAKLNPIMHSNNAPTYPKFDIGLRKTQIHLPYFNLYLGDIETRLWWGKLSESKYFDNDKGNDENLITGLSVNYSFPGMLKGLSLGVNRTMLSKWKDKNLYTMLDIFVPGLSNLTSGGDDNSDQRLSVIFDYKIQKVGFEIYLELAINDHPASFLSFLRDPFHTAAYTTGIRKNFYFSSNYNGELLLELSDLESSNDYGRTLPWSTTFYSHHKILQGYTNKGQWLGAGIGTGGNSQCLKFSLYNKKAKYEVFIQRKSIDLDYTWFVKDTNMGDISIGLGVENFITKNLLLTSGAIGICRLEKTQAAKTGSNEKKMNASVYMGFSYKF
- a CDS encoding glycosyltransferase; the encoded protein is MINFKHIIITQFNIPLKKDDADNKQAKGIQQDYLNNRLEIFEKYCLPSVEKQTCKNFTWLILFSENTPNDVRTRINKYVERCPQIIPCYFNFHDFDDSKKPYPSWILEKAEKYHNTMKKHFSNYVPDEFAEVERIIQPLYLNYLFTKYVPDETEVLVTSRIDNDDSVNINFVKTIQEKLQEINDTDYIMNFLYGYQKDLNKGLLQKYYYPNNHFSTYVSRYNKNYNDTVYTWEHGRIFLYKKVINIKTFPMWIEYIHKTNVVNRLRLTWKSKPCFFIKNYKDFGYDSPILCNKKAELKLIFSWNFIYSMISSFILSILSKLKK
- a CDS encoding DegT/DnrJ/EryC1/StrS family aminotransferase, which codes for MSIQVFRPSFDVEACLKEIRECLENGWTGMGFKTVQFEEKWKEYTGLKNAYFLNSATAALNLSFNILKTENKWNDNDEVISTPLTFISTNHAIVKAGLHAVFADVDETLCLNPEDVKKKITNKTRAVCFVAFGGNIGNYYEIVKICKEKNLALILDAAHMAGTRVNGEIPGKEADVVCWSFQAVKNLPTGDSGMICFNNASYDKLARQRAWLGINKDTYERTGANGSYKWKYDVDYVGNKYNGNSVMAAIAIAQLPHLDKENSYRRQIALWYKKGFEKYEANGKVKFIPIPANCETSQHIFQIIVENRDDLLTYLNEHDIYPGVHYITNTEYSMYRYAKGTCPYADYISDHIISLPIHMALTYNDVNIVIKHVCDFLDRT